The following are from one region of the Muntiacus reevesi chromosome 3, mMunRee1.1, whole genome shotgun sequence genome:
- the MRPL44 gene encoding large ribosomal subunit protein mL44: MASGLTRLLLRGPRCLLTTAGPTLAPPVRGVKKGFRAALRFQKELERWRLLRCPPPPVRRSEKPNWDYHAEIQAFGPRLQETFSLDLLKTAFVNSCYIKSEEAKRQKLGIEKEAVLLNLKDNQELSEQGTSFSQTCLTQFFEDAFPDLPTEGTKSLVDYLTSEDVVCHVARNLAVEQLTLSADFPVPPAVLRQTFFAVIGALLQSSGPERTALFIRDFLITQMTGKELFEIWKIINPMGLLVQELKKRNISLPESRLTRQSGSTTALPVYFVGLYCDKKLIAEGPGETVLVAEEEAARVALRKLYGFTENRRPWDYCRPKEPVRAEKTIAAS; this comes from the exons ATGGCTTCCGGCCTGACGAGGTTGCTGCTGCGAGGTCCCCGTTGCCTCTTGACAACGGCCGGCCCCACTCTCGCCCCGCCGGTTCGGGGAGTGAAGAAGGGATTCCGCGCCGCTTTGCGGTTTCAGAAGGAGTTAGAGCGGTGGCGCCTGCTCCGGTGCCCGCCGCCGCCAGTGCGCCG ttcGGAGAAACCAAACTGGGATTACCATGCTGAAATACAAGCATTTGGCCCTCGGTTACAGGAAACGTTTTCGTTAGATCTTCTCAAAACTGCATTTGTTAATAGCTGCTATATTAAAAGCGAGGAGGCCAAACGCCAAAAACTCGGAATAGAGAAGGAAGCTGTTCTTCTGAACCTCAAAGATAATCAAGAACTCTCTGAACAAGGGACATCTTTTTCACAGACATGCCTGACACAGTTTTTTGAGGATGCGTTCCCAGACTTGCCCACGGAAGGCACTAAAAGTCTGGTTGACTATCTCACCAGTGAGGACGTGGTGTGTCACGTGGCCAGAAACTTAGCGGTGGAGCAGCTGACGCTGAGCGCCGACTTCCCTGTCCCCCCAGCTGTGTTACGGCAGACTTTTTTTGCTGTAATTGGAGCCTTGCTACAGAGCAGCGGACCCGAGAGGACTGCACTCTTCATCAGG GACTTCTTAATTACTCAAATGACGGGAAAAGAACTCTTTGAGATTTGGAAGATAATAAATCCCATGGGGCTACTGGTACAAGAACTGAAGAAAAGGAATATTTCACTTCCTGAATCTAGACTCACTAGGCAGTCTGGAAGCACCACAGCTTTGCCTGTGTATTTTGTTGGCTTATACTG TGATAAAAAGCTGATTGCAGaaggccctggggagacagtaCTGGTTGCAGAAGAAGAAGCTGCTCGAGTGGCACTTAGGAAACTTTATGGGTTCACTGAGAATCGCCGGCCCTGGGACTACTGTAGACCCAAAGAGCCTGTGAGAGCAGAAAAGACCATCGctgccagctag